From the genome of Brevinematales bacterium, one region includes:
- a CDS encoding M23 family metallopeptidase produces the protein MVHYKKKRPALKSSAEVYKKSKWMKFKEQTTMFFSNLKRFFAKIMLKIHEKGSQKLTIMVVPHNEKKIFNIQISNYIMFFATVILTVTVVTSVITISSNQQNAKKLVSLSDENQSQILVIEGFKNSIQSLNNKFSKFKADVNQIFRAAGGDSDIYQFNEIKIGGEYTNDMLPQEALSLEKLAMELELTKMKIGEMLMFKAQMGTLLSEIPSLYPLAARARITSPYGPRIDPVYRWKSSFHAGLDLAVDPGTPVFAAADGVIDTAGYHGGYGLLVKIKHKYGFETKYGHMLKLGEQITVGAQVKQGQIIGYVGSSGKATGPHLHYEVLIGGKTVNPEPFICMRPGN, from the coding sequence ATGGTACATTACAAGAAAAAACGGCCGGCTCTCAAGTCATCCGCGGAAGTATATAAGAAGTCCAAATGGATGAAGTTTAAAGAGCAGACTACGATGTTTTTTAGTAACCTGAAGCGATTCTTCGCCAAGATTATGTTGAAAATACATGAAAAGGGCTCCCAGAAACTCACCATCATGGTTGTACCGCACAACGAAAAGAAAATATTCAATATTCAGATATCCAACTATATCATGTTTTTCGCGACTGTTATTCTCACGGTGACAGTTGTCACATCGGTCATCACTATCTCGAGTAACCAGCAGAACGCGAAAAAACTAGTCAGCCTGAGCGATGAAAACCAGTCGCAAATTCTCGTGATAGAGGGCTTTAAGAATAGCATCCAGAGTCTGAATAATAAATTCTCAAAGTTTAAGGCCGACGTCAACCAGATATTCCGGGCGGCAGGCGGCGACAGCGATATCTATCAGTTTAACGAGATCAAGATCGGCGGCGAGTATACCAACGACATGCTGCCGCAGGAAGCGTTATCGCTTGAAAAACTTGCTATGGAACTCGAGCTGACGAAGATGAAGATCGGCGAGATGCTGATGTTCAAGGCTCAGATGGGCACTCTTCTCAGCGAGATACCGTCGCTCTATCCTCTCGCCGCGCGCGCGAGAATTACATCCCCCTACGGTCCCCGTATCGATCCGGTCTATCGATGGAAATCCAGTTTCCATGCGGGGCTTGATCTTGCGGTCGATCCCGGTACTCCCGTATTTGCCGCCGCTGACGGCGTGATCGATACCGCGGGATACCATGGCGGATACGGACTCTTAGTGAAAATCAAGCATAAATACGGATTCGAAACTAAATATGGTCATATGCTGAAACTCGGCGAACAGATCACGGTAGGCGCCCAGGTTAAGCAGGGGCAGATTATCGGATATGTAGGTTCATCGGGTAAGGCGACCGGCCCTCATCTTCATTACGAAGTGCTGATCGGCGGCAAGACCGTCAACCCCGAACCGTTTATCTGTATGCGCCCGGGTAACTAA
- a CDS encoding polymer-forming cytoskeletal protein has product MSDKEKTQLGNEAQVRVDTHSVIGISNAFSGEFRADGILRIDGDFKGVVKGKGTVLIGERGRILGDIYARSIRVGGKVKGNIYAMEKVELLSTGKLVGNLWAPKFLAEEGMVFTGNGKTLNKDDVEKLFKQNVENQVPIINEDI; this is encoded by the coding sequence GTGTCCGACAAAGAAAAGACTCAGTTAGGTAATGAAGCTCAGGTGCGTGTAGATACCCACAGTGTAATCGGTATCTCCAATGCGTTCAGCGGGGAATTTCGCGCCGACGGGATTCTCAGGATTGACGGTGATTTTAAGGGTGTTGTAAAAGGTAAGGGGACGGTTCTTATCGGGGAGAGAGGACGGATTTTAGGCGATATTTATGCCCGTTCCATCCGCGTCGGCGGCAAAGTCAAAGGCAATATTTACGCGATGGAAAAGGTCGAACTTCTTTCTACCGGTAAACTGGTGGGGAATCTTTGGGCGCCTAAATTTCTCGCCGAAGAGGGGATGGTTTTTACCGGGAACGGGAAAACCCTGAATAAAGACGATGTCGAGAAACTGTTCAAGCAGAATGTAGAAAATCAAGTCCCGATAATAAATGAGGATATATAG
- a CDS encoding TatD family hydrolase, with the protein MFIDSHCHLRHTYTPEELAEFLNNFPRELSYLLEISTNNAEILNAALLRGIPRILHGCGLYPENAPEFGDAMRDEFLRLISGYPPDAIGEVGMDYHWGYSTPAEQETLFRFNIETAVSKNLPLIIHSRDAFDDTFRILTSYSFDTPVIFHCFGYGPAEAERLIGHGYYLSFAGNITYSKAEPLREAARLVPTDRLLLETDAPYLTPVPHRGKKNIPGYVRHTYEFTAKLLDKDLDVLSGEIDGNFRRIFKLT; encoded by the coding sequence ATGTTTATCGATAGTCATTGCCATCTCAGGCACACCTATACCCCCGAAGAACTTGCTGAATTTTTAAACAATTTTCCTCGTGAGCTATCCTATCTTCTTGAAATATCGACAAATAATGCTGAAATCTTAAACGCCGCGCTCCTTCGGGGTATCCCCCGTATCCTCCACGGGTGCGGGCTGTATCCCGAGAACGCCCCGGAGTTCGGGGACGCCATGCGGGATGAATTCCTTCGGCTGATATCCGGGTATCCCCCCGACGCGATCGGCGAGGTGGGGATGGACTACCACTGGGGATATTCCACCCCGGCGGAACAGGAAACACTTTTCCGCTTCAATATCGAGACAGCCGTATCGAAGAATCTCCCATTGATAATCCATTCCCGCGACGCCTTCGACGACACGTTCCGTATCCTGACATCCTATTCGTTCGATACTCCCGTCATCTTTCACTGTTTCGGGTACGGCCCCGCCGAGGCGGAACGGCTGATCGGCCACGGGTATTATCTCTCGTTCGCGGGGAATATCACCTACTCGAAGGCGGAACCGTTACGGGAGGCCGCGCGCCTGGTCCCGACGGACAGACTCCTTTTAGAAACAGACGCCCCCTACCTCACTCCCGTCCCGCACCGGGGCAAGAAAAATATCCCCGGGTACGTCCGGCATACCTATGAGTTTACGGCGAAATTACTGGATAAAGATTTGGATGTTTTATCCGGGGAAATCGATGGGAATTTCAGGAGAATATTCAAGCTAACTTAA